A stretch of the Streptomyces sp. NBC_01428 genome encodes the following:
- a CDS encoding carbohydrate ABC transporter permease: protein MSTVTLASKRRRAALRTLAFMSPWLIGFAVFFAYPLLSTVYFSFMHYDGFKPPTWAGTKNWRYVFENYPLFWPALRNTLWLVLVMVTLRVLFGLGVGLLITKIKTATGVFRTLFYLPYLAPPVAATMAFAFLLNPGTGPVNSILEKVGIPAPGWFNDPSWSKPALTLLALWGIGDLMVIFMAALLDVPTEQYEAAELDGASAWQRFRYVTLPNISPIVMFAVVTGVIQTMQYYTQPLIAGKVASGVIQGAGTQFEPGYPDKSTLTLPQLVYNLGFQRFDYGSACVVALVLFALSMVFTAFLMRRRGGLIQAGD, encoded by the coding sequence ATGAGCACTGTCACGCTGGCTTCGAAGCGCCGCAGGGCGGCGCTTCGGACCCTCGCCTTCATGTCGCCCTGGTTGATCGGGTTCGCGGTCTTCTTCGCCTACCCGCTGCTCTCGACCGTCTACTTCTCCTTCATGCACTACGACGGCTTCAAGCCGCCGACGTGGGCGGGGACGAAGAACTGGCGTTACGTCTTCGAGAACTACCCGCTGTTCTGGCCCGCGTTGCGCAACACCCTGTGGCTGGTCCTCGTCATGGTGACCCTCCGCGTCCTGTTCGGACTCGGCGTGGGCCTGCTGATCACGAAGATCAAGACGGCCACGGGTGTCTTCCGCACCCTCTTCTACCTGCCCTACCTCGCTCCGCCGGTGGCGGCCACCATGGCCTTCGCCTTCCTGCTCAACCCCGGCACGGGACCGGTCAACTCGATCCTGGAGAAGGTCGGCATCCCGGCCCCCGGCTGGTTCAACGACCCCTCCTGGTCCAAGCCGGCCCTCACCCTGCTCGCCCTGTGGGGCATCGGCGACCTGATGGTCATCTTCATGGCCGCGCTGCTCGACGTGCCGACCGAGCAGTACGAGGCCGCCGAGCTGGACGGCGCCTCCGCCTGGCAGCGCTTCCGGTACGTCACCCTGCCGAACATCTCGCCCATCGTGATGTTCGCCGTGGTCACCGGCGTGATCCAGACCATGCAGTACTACACGCAGCCGCTGATCGCCGGGAAGGTCGCCTCGGGCGTCATCCAGGGCGCCGGCACGCAGTTCGAGCCCGGCTATCCCGACAAGTCGACGCTCACCCTGCCCCAGCTCGTCTACAACCTCGGCTTCCAGCGCTTCGACTACGGCTCCGCCTGTGTGGTCGCGCTCGTGCTGTTCGCCCTGTCCATGGTGTTCACCGCGTTCCTGATGCGGCGCCGGGGCGGTCTCATCCAGGCAGGTGACTGA
- a CDS encoding glutamate ABC transporter substrate-binding protein, producing MIARRLRASLRGWGGVGAMAVACAVALVFALLLPLSDAHGEGGAGLGGQGLGRGTQATAEKCTDPQDRSPAPSSADGPTIEAIKARKDRRLIVGVDQNSYRWGYRDPNNPKAGSDLEGFDIDLVHAIAEDILGDPDAVQFRAIPTSQRISAVKDGTVDMVVRTMTITCDRLKDVAFSAPYFKTGQQVLAPDSSSITGYDKSLAGKRICAASGSTALAKLTTDKMVASATVITVPNQLDCLVRLQLGEADAVVTDGALAASQAAQDPTVRLKGDTFTTEYYGVAMRKDSDDLVRRVNQILADYRKNGWRQSYDKWLAPTLKDDSPSKEPPTVHYE from the coding sequence ATGATCGCACGACGTCTGAGGGCGAGCCTGCGCGGCTGGGGCGGTGTGGGCGCGATGGCGGTCGCCTGCGCGGTCGCGCTCGTCTTCGCGCTGCTGCTGCCGCTCAGCGACGCGCACGGGGAGGGCGGCGCGGGTCTGGGCGGTCAGGGCCTCGGCCGGGGCACCCAGGCCACGGCCGAGAAGTGCACCGACCCGCAGGACCGGAGCCCCGCGCCGTCGAGCGCGGACGGGCCGACGATCGAGGCCATCAAGGCGCGCAAGGACCGGCGGCTGATCGTCGGCGTCGACCAGAACAGCTACCGCTGGGGCTACCGCGACCCGAACAACCCGAAGGCCGGCAGCGACCTGGAGGGCTTCGACATCGACCTGGTGCACGCCATCGCCGAGGACATCCTCGGCGACCCGGACGCCGTCCAGTTCCGCGCCATCCCCACCAGCCAGCGCATCTCCGCCGTCAAGGACGGCACGGTCGACATGGTGGTCCGCACGATGACGATCACCTGCGACCGGCTGAAGGACGTCGCCTTCTCCGCGCCCTACTTCAAGACCGGCCAACAGGTGCTCGCCCCGGACAGCTCCTCGATCACGGGGTACGACAAGAGCCTCGCCGGCAAGAGGATCTGCGCGGCGTCGGGATCGACGGCCCTGGCCAAGCTGACGACCGACAAGATGGTCGCGTCCGCCACCGTCATCACCGTCCCCAACCAGCTCGACTGCCTGGTGCGGCTCCAGCTGGGTGAGGCCGACGCGGTGGTGACCGACGGCGCGCTCGCCGCGAGCCAGGCGGCGCAGGACCCGACGGTCAGGCTGAAGGGCGACACCTTCACCACCGAGTACTACGGCGTGGCCATGCGCAAGGACTCGGACGACCTGGTCCGCCGGGTGAACCAGATCCTCGCGGACTACCGCAAGAACGGCTGGCGCCAGTCCTACGACAAGTGGCTCGCGCCGACCCTCAAGGACGACTCCCCCTCGAAGGAACCGCCCACCGTCC
- a CDS encoding 6-phospho-beta-glucosidase: MKLTVVGGGSTYTPELIDGFARLRDTLPVEELVLVDPAAERLELVGGLARRIFAKQGHPGRIVTTSDLDAGVEGADAVLLQLRVGGQAARQQDETWPLECGCVGQETTGAGGLAKALRTVPVVLDIAERVRRSNPDAWIIDFTNPVGIVTRALLQAGHKTVGLCNVAIGFQRKFAGLLGVSPADVHLDHVGLNHLTWETGVRLGGPEGENVLPKLLAEHGDAVADDLRLPRSLVDRLGVVPSYYLRYFYAHDAVVEELRTKPSRAAEVAEMERQLLTMYGDPALDEKPELLARRGGAFYSEAAVDLAASLLGGGGSPYQVVNTYNRGTLPFLPDDAVIEVQAAINAKGPTPLAVPAVDPLYAGLMANVTAYEDLALEAALRGGRDRVFRALLAHPLIGQYAYADTLTDQLIAHNREHLAWA, encoded by the coding sequence ATGAAACTCACCGTGGTCGGCGGAGGGTCGACCTACACCCCCGAACTCATCGACGGATTCGCCCGGTTGCGGGACACCCTGCCGGTCGAGGAACTCGTCCTCGTGGACCCGGCGGCCGAACGCCTGGAGCTGGTGGGCGGCCTGGCGCGGCGCATCTTCGCCAAGCAGGGCCATCCCGGCAGGATCGTCACGACCTCCGACCTCGACGCGGGCGTGGAGGGCGCCGACGCGGTGCTCCTGCAGCTCCGGGTCGGCGGCCAGGCGGCCCGCCAGCAGGACGAGACGTGGCCGCTGGAGTGCGGCTGCGTCGGACAGGAGACGACGGGCGCGGGCGGTCTGGCCAAGGCGCTGCGGACCGTCCCGGTGGTGCTGGACATCGCCGAGCGGGTCCGCCGCAGCAACCCGGACGCCTGGATCATCGACTTCACCAACCCGGTCGGCATCGTCACCCGTGCCCTCCTCCAAGCGGGCCACAAGACGGTCGGCCTGTGCAACGTGGCGATCGGCTTCCAGCGGAAGTTCGCCGGCCTGCTCGGCGTCTCCCCCGCCGACGTGCACCTCGACCACGTGGGCCTCAACCACCTCACCTGGGAGACCGGGGTGCGCCTCGGCGGCCCCGAGGGCGAGAACGTGCTGCCCAAGCTGCTCGCCGAGCACGGGGACGCCGTCGCCGACGACCTGCGGCTGCCCCGCAGCCTCGTCGACCGGCTCGGCGTGGTCCCCTCGTACTACCTGCGCTACTTCTACGCGCACGACGCCGTCGTCGAGGAGCTGCGCACCAAGCCCTCCCGGGCCGCCGAAGTCGCCGAGATGGAGCGGCAGTTGCTGACCATGTACGGCGACCCGGCGCTCGACGAGAAGCCGGAGCTGCTGGCCCGTCGCGGCGGCGCCTTCTACTCGGAGGCCGCCGTGGACCTCGCCGCGTCGCTGCTCGGCGGAGGCGGCAGCCCCTATCAGGTGGTGAACACGTACAACCGGGGAACCCTGCCGTTCCTGCCGGACGACGCGGTGATCGAGGTGCAGGCCGCGATCAACGCCAAGGGCCCGACGCCGCTCGCGGTGCCGGCCGTGGACCCGCTGTACGCGGGTCTCATGGCGAACGTGACGGCGTACGAGGACCTCGCTCTGGAGGCCGCCCTGCGCGGCGGCCGCGACCGGGTCTTCCGCGCCCTGCTCGCCCACCCCCTGATCGGCCAGTACGCCTACGCCGACACCCTGACCGACCAGCTGATCGCGCACAACCGGGAGCACCTCGCGTGGGCATGA
- a CDS encoding carbohydrate ABC transporter permease codes for MTHVLDKPAELTKPVSPAERTARRKALLEWVAIHSLGLAAALFFVLPFVFVFLTSLMSDSQALSRDLIPHTWEWGNYKKVFDTPGFLTWWKNTLLYAGFGTVLTVVSSIPVAYALAKFRFRGRNLSLMLVISMMMLPPQVVIIPMYLFWAKQLDLSGTLWPLIIPMAFGDAFSIFLLRQFLMTIPNEYLDAAKVDGCGDLRTLLRVVLPMAKPGIAAVALFQFFYAWNDYFGPQIYASENQGAWTLSYGLESFKGAHHTDWNLTMAATVLVMAPVILVFFFAQKAFVEGVTLTGVKG; via the coding sequence ATGACCCACGTACTCGACAAGCCGGCGGAACTGACGAAGCCCGTCTCCCCCGCCGAACGCACCGCCCGCCGCAAGGCGCTCCTGGAGTGGGTGGCGATCCACTCGCTCGGCCTCGCCGCCGCCCTCTTCTTCGTCCTGCCCTTCGTGTTCGTGTTCCTGACCTCGCTGATGAGCGACAGCCAGGCACTCAGCCGCGACCTGATCCCGCACACCTGGGAATGGGGCAACTACAAGAAGGTCTTCGACACCCCGGGCTTCCTCACCTGGTGGAAGAACACCCTGCTCTACGCGGGCTTCGGCACCGTGCTGACCGTCGTCTCGTCGATCCCGGTCGCCTACGCGCTCGCCAAGTTCCGCTTCCGGGGCCGGAACCTGTCCCTGATGCTGGTCATCTCGATGATGATGCTGCCGCCGCAGGTCGTGATCATCCCGATGTACCTGTTCTGGGCCAAGCAGCTGGACCTGTCCGGAACGCTGTGGCCGCTGATCATCCCGATGGCGTTCGGCGACGCGTTCTCCATCTTCCTGCTGCGCCAGTTCCTGATGACCATCCCGAACGAGTACCTGGACGCCGCCAAGGTCGACGGCTGCGGGGATCTGCGGACCCTGCTGAGGGTCGTCCTGCCGATGGCGAAGCCCGGTATCGCGGCCGTCGCGCTGTTCCAGTTCTTCTACGCCTGGAACGACTACTTCGGACCGCAGATCTACGCCTCGGAGAACCAGGGCGCCTGGACCCTGTCCTACGGCCTGGAGTCGTTCAAGGGCGCGCACCACACCGACTGGAATCTCACCATGGCCGCGACCGTTCTGGTCATGGCCCCCGTGATCCTCGTGTTCTTCTTCGCGCAGAAGGCGTTCGTCGAGGGTGTCACGCTCACCGGAGTGAAGGGTTAA
- a CDS encoding N-acetylglucosamine kinase gives MTSTESGAGTAAGSGPADPTGLVLAIDAGNSKTDVAVVTADGRVTGTARGGGFRPPVVGVETAVDVLADAVRRAFAEAGVTSVEHVSACLANADLPVEEEQLAAALDARAWGAGVEVRNDTFAILRAGIADPRGVAVVCGAGINCVGMRPDGRTARFPAIGRISGDWGGGWGLAEEALWHAARAEDGRGGPTALSRTLPAHFGLDSMYALIEALHLEHIGNARRHELTPVLFATAVDGDPVARGLVDRLAEEVVAMATVALTRLDLLTEETPVLLGGSILAARHPQLDDRIAELLAARAPKAVPQVVAAPPVLGAALLGLDRVSAGHDVHARVRAFYEGV, from the coding sequence ATGACCTCGACGGAGTCCGGCGCCGGGACGGCCGCCGGGTCCGGCCCCGCAGACCCCACCGGCCTCGTGCTGGCCATCGACGCGGGGAACAGCAAGACCGACGTCGCCGTGGTCACCGCGGACGGCCGGGTCACCGGCACCGCGCGCGGCGGCGGCTTCCGGCCCCCGGTGGTCGGTGTCGAGACCGCGGTCGACGTGCTCGCCGACGCCGTGCGGCGGGCCTTCGCGGAGGCGGGCGTCACCTCGGTCGAGCACGTCTCCGCCTGTCTCGCCAACGCCGATCTTCCGGTGGAGGAGGAGCAGTTGGCGGCGGCGCTGGACGCGCGGGCGTGGGGCGCGGGCGTGGAGGTGCGCAACGACACGTTCGCGATCCTGCGCGCCGGGATAGCCGACCCGCGCGGTGTCGCCGTGGTGTGCGGTGCCGGCATCAACTGCGTCGGCATGCGTCCCGACGGCCGTACCGCCCGCTTCCCCGCCATCGGCCGCATCTCCGGCGACTGGGGCGGCGGCTGGGGTCTGGCCGAGGAGGCCCTGTGGCACGCGGCACGGGCGGAGGACGGCCGGGGCGGACCCACCGCCCTTTCCCGCACCCTGCCCGCGCACTTCGGCCTGGACTCCATGTACGCGCTCATCGAGGCGCTCCACCTGGAGCACATCGGCAACGCGCGCCGGCACGAACTGACCCCGGTCCTGTTCGCCACCGCCGTGGACGGCGACCCGGTGGCCCGCGGGCTCGTCGACCGGCTCGCGGAGGAGGTGGTCGCCATGGCCACGGTGGCGCTGACCCGCCTCGACCTGCTCACGGAGGAGACTCCGGTCCTCCTCGGCGGCAGCATCCTCGCGGCCCGGCATCCGCAGCTCGACGACCGGATCGCCGAACTCCTCGCCGCCCGCGCCCCGAAGGCGGTCCCGCAGGTGGTCGCGGCCCCGCCCGTGCTGGGTGCGGCGCTGCTCGGCCTGGACCGGGTGAGCGCGGGGCACGACGTCCACGCGCGCGTGCGGGCCTTCTACGAAGGGGTCTGA
- a CDS encoding ABC transporter substrate-binding protein — translation MPGISRKAAVALAASASIALFATACTGQSDSGGSDDASKEQTINFWHAWSAPGEVKAVKSMVAGFEKAHPNIHVNVVANMTDDKINQALRAGGDKAPDVISSFTTNNVGKFCSSGALVDLNPFFKKSDIDPETTFPKAMNEYTQFDGNRCTVPLLGDAYGLYYNKTAFEKAGISSPPKTWSEFEKDAKKLTVAKGDSYSQLGFMPNYHGWESTTEHYFGQFSPTYFDGSGKSNVAKDPAFTAGFTLQKKLVDELGGFKKLETYRSKLGDEWGPKHPFHTGQVAMQLDGEWRLGMAEEAKPGFEIGVAPLPVPDDQADQYGKGYITGTIAGIAATSKKQNAAWEFVKYMTTDTDAVVGFANAIHNVPSTLAALKSPKLKYDPRFKTFLDIASNPNSTTTPASINGGTYLVTLQQFGYDYESGKTKDLKAGLESTAKQIDTDIAQAK, via the coding sequence ATGCCCGGAATATCCCGAAAGGCGGCGGTCGCGCTCGCCGCCTCCGCCTCGATAGCCCTCTTCGCCACCGCGTGTACCGGCCAGTCCGACAGCGGCGGGAGCGACGACGCGTCCAAGGAACAGACGATCAACTTCTGGCACGCCTGGAGCGCGCCGGGCGAGGTCAAGGCCGTCAAGTCGATGGTCGCCGGCTTCGAGAAGGCGCACCCCAACATCCACGTCAACGTCGTCGCCAACATGACGGACGACAAGATCAACCAGGCGCTGCGGGCCGGCGGTGACAAGGCGCCCGACGTGATCTCCTCGTTCACCACGAACAACGTGGGCAAGTTCTGCTCCTCGGGCGCGCTGGTCGACCTCAACCCCTTCTTCAAGAAGTCGGACATCGACCCGGAGACGACGTTCCCGAAGGCGATGAACGAGTACACCCAGTTCGACGGCAACCGCTGCACGGTGCCGCTGCTCGGTGACGCGTACGGCCTCTACTACAACAAGACCGCCTTCGAGAAGGCCGGGATCTCCTCCCCGCCGAAGACCTGGTCGGAGTTCGAGAAGGACGCCAAGAAGCTCACCGTCGCCAAGGGCGACTCGTATTCGCAGCTCGGCTTCATGCCGAACTACCACGGCTGGGAGTCCACCACCGAGCACTACTTCGGGCAGTTCTCGCCGACGTACTTCGACGGCAGCGGCAAGTCGAACGTCGCCAAGGACCCCGCCTTCACGGCCGGTTTCACCCTCCAGAAGAAGCTGGTCGACGAGCTCGGCGGCTTCAAGAAGCTGGAGACCTACCGCTCCAAGCTCGGTGACGAGTGGGGCCCCAAGCACCCCTTCCACACCGGTCAGGTCGCCATGCAGCTGGACGGCGAGTGGCGGCTCGGCATGGCCGAGGAGGCCAAGCCCGGCTTCGAGATCGGCGTCGCCCCGCTGCCCGTCCCGGACGACCAGGCGGACCAGTACGGCAAGGGCTACATCACCGGCACCATCGCGGGCATCGCGGCCACCAGCAAGAAGCAGAACGCGGCCTGGGAGTTCGTCAAGTACATGACGACGGACACGGACGCGGTGGTCGGCTTCGCCAACGCCATCCACAACGTGCCCTCGACGCTCGCCGCCCTCAAGTCGCCGAAGCTGAAGTACGACCCGCGGTTCAAGACGTTCCTGGACATCGCGTCGAACCCGAACTCCACGACCACGCCGGCGTCCATCAACGGCGGCACCTACCTCGTGACGCTCCAGCAGTTCGGATACGACTACGAGAGCGGCAAGACGAAGGATCTGAAGGCGGGCCTGGAATCCACCGCCAAGCAGATCGACACGGACATCGCGCAGGCGAAGTAG